In Rhododendron vialii isolate Sample 1 chromosome 9a, ASM3025357v1, the following are encoded in one genomic region:
- the LOC131301903 gene encoding myb-related protein 308-like yields the protein MRKPCCEKQDTNKGAWSKQEDQKLVDYIRRHGEGCWRTLPQAAGLLRCGKSCRLRWINYLRPDLKRGNFAEDEEDLIIKLHALLGNRWSLIAGRLPGRTDNEVKNYWNSHLRRKLMNMGIDPKNHRLNQNLPRSQNPCASGCATTSSASKEIVSHPLTTKLGENDQLSEAASCLEDSTRCLPDLNLDLKITIDHSSSISIVEVEKKQIDESTLSRDSKCDTRPTLLLFG from the exons ATGAGGAAGCCATGTTGTGAGAAGCAAGACACGAACAAAGGGGCATGGTCGAAACAAGAGGATCAGAAGCTCGTAGATTACATTCGGAGACACGGCGAAGGCTGTTGGCGTACCCTTCCTCAGGCTGCAG GACTACTTCGATGTGGTAAAAGTTGTAGGCTAAGATGGATAAATTACCTGAGGCCGGACCTCAAAAGAGGAAACTTCGCCGAAGACGAAGAAGATCTCATCATCAAGCTTCACGCACTCCTGGGCAATCG GTGGTCATTGATAGCTGGGAGATTGCCAGGGCGAACGGACAACGAGGTGAAGAACTATTGGAACTCTCATTTGAGAAGAAAGCTCATGAACATGGGAATCGATCCGAAAAATCACAGGCTAAATCAGAATCTCCCTCGCTCTCAAAACCCGTGTGCCTCTGGCTGTGCAACAACTTCTTCTGCTTCTAAAGAAATCGTATCTCATCCATTGACGACCAAGTTAGGGGAGAATGATCAGCTCTCTGAGGCTGCAAGTTGTCTAGAGGATTCCACCCGGTGCTTGCCTGATTTAAATCTTGATCTTAAAATAACCATTGATCATTCTTCTTCAATATCCATCGTTGAAGTGgagaaaaaacaaattgatgaatCTACATTATCAAGGGATTCCAAATGCGACACGCGCCCCACCCTTCTTCTCTTCGGATGA